One genomic window of Magnolia sinica isolate HGM2019 chromosome 3, MsV1, whole genome shotgun sequence includes the following:
- the LOC131239780 gene encoding receptor like protein kinase S.2 — MQQLNRFCLILPANIFEPSDHDTKELPPPSSSSPPSTKRERIRRWFTDIIRSFCCCSGRKSKCMGSFHPQSIHAKAYYSGVLDSHQQFQDMAGIITSDQMFRGNPRIFSYAELYIGSNGFSEEELLGSGGFGRVYRAVLPSDGTVVAVKCVADKGERFEKTFAAELAAVAQLRHRNLVRLRGWCVHEDQLLLVYDYMPNRSLDRLLFRRQQDGSAISALLSWERRWHIVSGLAAGLFYLHEQLETQIIHRDVKTSNVMLDSDYNARLGDFGLARWLEHDHKHDPSPKQLPPLTMKNYRFRLAETTMIGGTIGYLPPESFQRRSATAKSDVFSFGIVLLEVVSGRRAVDLTYSDEQIVLLDWVRRLSDDGKMLQAGDSRLMDGSYKLLDMERLIHLGLLCSLNDPQSRPTMKWVMEALSQHYSGELPSLPSFHMLPPYISLSSPTTSATTTTTTTETTTDSLSAAFVTATGNTMFVTADDGSGDSGSRESNRHHLTSFPSVDTPREISFKEILAATNNFSEAQMVAEMDFGTAYHGYLNNRLHVLVKRLGMKTCPALRARFSNELQNLGNLRHRHLVQLRGWCTEQGEMLVIYDYLTHRSLSLLLFPHHHKIGRPLLRWRHRYNIIKSLASAILYLHEQWDEQVIHRNITSSAIFLDSDMNPRLGSFALAEFLTRNEHGHHVVTSSNTAARGIFGYMSPEYMESGKATTMADVYSFGVVVLEVVSGRKAVDFRWPEVLLVEKIRGLEARKRQLVELVDWRLDGEYDCRELLRLVRLGLACTHSNPESRPCMRQIVSILDGNESCLQPVTEERRDDWERKNISSLSLVKRIQALGIY, encoded by the coding sequence ATGCAGCAGCTCAACCGTTTCTGTTTGATCCTTCCCGCCAACATCTTCGAGCCATCCGATCATGACACGAAGGAACTACCACCACCTTCATCGTCGTCCCCACCTTCCACAAAGAGAGAACGCATCCGTCGCTGGTTCACCGACATCATTCGCAGCTTCTGTTGCTGTTCCGGTCGGAAATCAAAATGCATGGGATCTTTCCATCCACAGAGTATTCATGCCAAAGCGTATTACAGTGGTGTCCTGGACTCTCACCAGCAATTCCAGGACATGGCTGGAATTATAACATCCGACCAGATGTTCCGTGGCAATCCCAGAATCTTCAGCTATGCTGAGCTTTACATCGGTTCCAATGGTTTTAGCGAGGAAGAGCTTCTTGGGAGCGGAGGCTTCGGTCGTGTCTACAGGGCAGTGCTGCCCAGCGATGGAACAGTCGTAGCGGTGAAATGCGTTGCTGATAAGGGAGAACGGTTTGAGAAGACGTTTGCAGCCGAGCTAGCTGCTGTCGCTCAGCTCCGGCACCGCAATTTAGTCCGCCTCAGGGGATGGTGTGTGCACGAAGATCAACTCCTACTTGTCTATGATTACATGCCGAATCGTAGCCTCGACCGTCTCCTTTTCCGTCGCCAGCAAGATGGATCAGCTATTTCTGCATTGCTTAGCTGGGAACGCCGTTGGCATATCGTGTCCGGCCTCGCGGCCGGGCTATTCTACCTGCATGAACAGCTGGAGACGCAGATTATCCACCGTGACGTTAAAACAAGCAATGTCATGCTTGATTCTGACTACAATGCGCGTCTTGGGGATTTTGGATTGGCTCGGTGGCTCGAGCATGATCACAAGCACGACCCATCACCGAAGCAATTGCCGCCGCTGACAATGAAAAATTACCGGTTCCGATTAGCAGAGACTACGATGATTGGTGGAACAATTGGGTATCTACCCCCAGAGAGCTTCCAGAGGAGGAGTGCCACTGCAAAATCTGACGTGTTCAGCTTCGGAATTGTCTTGCTGGAGGTGGTCTCAGGTCGGCGGGCTGTCGATCTGACATACTCAGATGAGCAGATTGTCTTGCTTGATTGGGTTAGAAGGTTATCAGATGATGGGAAGATGTTGCAAGCTGGAGATAGCCGGCTAATGGATGGATCCTACAAGCTTTTGGACATGGAACGACTCATCCATCTCGGCCTCCTTTGCTCGTTGAATGACCCGCAATCACGTCCGACGATGAAATGGGTCATGGAAGCACTTTCCCAACATTACTCAGGCGAATTGCCAAGCCTCCCATCTTTCCACATGCTTCCTCCCTACATCTCTTTATCCTCACCCACCACCTCTGCTACAACCACAACCACGACAACAGAAACAACAACTGACTCTTTGTCTGCAGCTTTTGTCACCGCCACCGGCAACACCATGTTTGTAACTGCTGATGATGGTAGCGGTGACAGCGGTTCCAGAGAGAGTAACCGCCACCATTTGACATCTTTCCCGTCAGTTGACACACCACGAGAAATATCTTTCAAGGAAATCCTGGCAGCTACAAACAACTTCTCGGAAGCTCAAATGGTTGCAGAGATGGACTTTGGTACTGCATATCATGGCTACCTCAACAACCGTCTCCACGTGCTGGTGAAGCGGCTTGGGATGAAAACATGTCCGGCATTGAGAGCGCGCTTCTCCAATGAACTCCAAAACCTTGGAAATCTCCGCCATCGGCACCTGGTGCAGCTCCGAGGATGGTGCACCGAGCAGGGGGAGATGCTTGTCATCTACGACTACTTGACGCACCGCTCACTCAGCCTCCTCCTCTTTCCTCATCACCACAAGATTGGACGGCCTCTTCTCCGGTGGCGACACCGTTACAACATCATCAAATCACTGGCCTCTGCCATCCTTTACCTCCATGAGCAATGGGATGAGCAAGTGATCCACAGGAACATCACCTCCTCAGCCATCTTTCTTGATTCTGACATGAACCCGCGTCTCGGTTCCTTCGCCCTGGCTGAATTCCTTACGCGGAATGAACACGGTCATCACGTTGTTACCAGCTCAAACACAGCTGCTCGTGGAATCTTCGGTTATATGTCACCTGAGTACATGGAGTCTGGCAAGGCAACCACAATGGCTGACGTCTATAGCTTTGGGGTGGTAGTGCTTGAGGTGGTGAGCGGACGCAAGGCAGTGGATTTCCGCTGGCCTGAGGTGCTGCTCGTAGAGAAAATTCGTGGATTGGAGGCGAGAAAGCGGCAGTTGGTGGAGCTGGTGGATTggagattggatggagaatacgATTGTCGGGAATTACTGAGGCTAGTAAGATTAGGCTTGGCTTGCACGCATTCAAATCCAGAGTCGAGGCCATGCATGAGGCAGATCGTTAGCATACTCGACGGGAATGAGAGCTGCCTGCAGCCGGTGACTGAGGAGAGAAGGGACGATTGGGAAAGAAAGAACATTTCATCTCTGTCCTTGGTGAAGAGAATCCAGGCCCTTGGCATATACTGA